The following proteins come from a genomic window of Sorghum bicolor cultivar BTx623 chromosome 3, Sorghum_bicolor_NCBIv3, whole genome shotgun sequence:
- the LOC110433925 gene encoding RNA-binding protein Musashi homolog 2 produces the protein MATKLVVLGIPWDVDTEGLREYMAKFGPLDDCVVMKERSSGRSRGFGYVTFASADDAKNVLDCNHVLGSRTLEVKIATPKEEMKSQGTKKATRIFVARIPQSVDESMFRRHFEAFGEILDLYMPKEHGSKGHRGIGFITFQSAESVDSIMQESHELDGTTVVVDRATPKDEDVRYPPSRPSQGGYGAYNAYISAATRYAALGAPTLYDHPGSAYGRGYYGSSQAVGKKIFVGRLPQEANTDDLRHYFGRFGRIVDAYIPKDPKRSGHRGFGFVTFADEGVAERVARRSHEILGHEVAIDPAAPLENDSAAGGYIDPMDLYGAYGSMRSFGRFCGGLDYNYGYGPSSGSSRSRSDWRYRPY, from the exons ATGGCTACGAAGCTTGTG GTTCTCGGTATCCCCTGGGATGTTGACACTGAAGGGTTACGGGAGTACATGGCCAAGTTTGGACCCCTAGACGATTGTGTCGTCATGAAG gaGCGGTCTTCTGGGCGATCTCGCGGGTTtggctatgtaacattcgcctCAGCCGACGATGCAAAG AATGTTCTTGATTGCAACCATGTTCTTGGCAGCCGTACGTTAGAAGTGAAGATAGCTACTCCAAAG GAAGAAATGAAATCACAAGGAACAAAGAAAGCTACAAGGATATTCGTTGCTCGAATTCCACAATCAGTTGACGAATCGATGTTTCGTAG GCATTTTGAAGCTTTTGGGGAAATTCTTGATCTTTACATGCCAAAG GAACATGGTTCAAAAGGGCATCGTGGAATTGGGTTTATCACGTTTCAGAGTGCAG AGTCTGTGGACAGCATCATGCAAGAGTCACATGAGCTTGATGGTACAACAGTAGTTGTTGATCGTGCGACTCCGAAG GATGAAGATGTCAGATACCCCCCAAGTAGGCCATCTCAGGGTGGCTATGGTGCATATAACGCATATATTTCAGCTGCTACAAGGTATGCAGCTTTGGGTGCACCAACGCTGTATGACCATCCTGGATCAGCTTATGGAA GAGGATACTATGGATCCTCCCAAGCAGTGGGCAAGAAGATATTTGTTGGTAGACTTCCACAAGAAGCAAACACAGATGACCTAAGGCATTACTTTGGCAGATTTGGTCGAATCGTAGATGCATACATTCCGAAG GACCCCAAAAGAAGTGGCCACCGAGGTTTCGGTTTTGTCACCTTCGCTGATGAGGGTGTGGCAGAACGGGTAGCTCGTAGAAGCCATGAAATTCTAGGCCATGAG GTTGCAATAGACCCAGCTGCACCACTTGAGAATGATTCAGCTGCTGGTGGTTACATTGATCCCATGGATCTTTACGGAGCTTATGGTTCAATGCGATCCTTCGGCAGGTTCTGCGGCGGTCTAGATTATAAT TATGGCTATGGCCCCAGCAGTGGAAGCAGCAGATCAAGATCAGATTGGCGATACCGACCTTACTGA
- the LOC8062311 gene encoding protein JINGUBANG, translating into MMTMPDADRAAMTAPLLPRPAYLTASLSSSSFASFNSSSSSSSTTSTTTSSSPSPHAFPPHAMPQPQGPCKALAVLRDHAGSVSSLSLCGEFLLSASTGGDIVAWQQPDLRRFARFGHGENGGSVKALAAAGGRVFSAHQDGRVRVWRVSRRSRSENAFKLVAALPTARDYLGRVFRQASYVQTRRNHRRLWIEHADSISCLAVHDAVLYSGSWDRTLKVWRIADLKCLESIRAHDDAVNAVAADAGVVYSASADGRVKAWEKGKAAHFLQGVLVARDGVSWNALAVSAADRRVYAAGSDGHVAGWDRLGGRTAARWSLACDVKAHDMAVLSLCVVRDLLCTGSADKTIGLWRRQSGGELAKVGVVGGHEGPVKCIQASWCRLSNGCMVYSGSLDKTIRVWWVPGALQDGNDHQEQQQEKSFKDQNQNQNEKASLFLR; encoded by the coding sequence ATGATGACAATGCCGGACGCGGACCGCGCGGCCATGACGGCGCCGCTGCTCCCACGGCCCGCGTACCTgacagcctccctctcctcctcttccttcgCGTCCTTcaactcctcctcttcctcctcctccaccacctccaccaccacctcctcctccccctcacCCCACGCTTTCCCGCCTCACGCGATGCCGCAGCCGCAGGGTCCGTGCAAGGCGCTGGCGGTGCTACGGGACCACGCGGGCTCCGTCTCCAGCCTCTCGCTCTGCGGGGAGTTCCTGCTCAGCGCGTCCACGGGCGGGGACATCGTGGCGTGGCAGCAGCCGGACCTGCGGCGCTTCGCGCGGTTCGGCCACGGCGAGAACGGTGGCTCCGTCAAGGCGCTGGCGGCCGCGGGCGGGCGGGTCTTCTCCGCGCACCAGGACGGCCGCGTCCGCGTCTGGCGCGTCTCCCGCCGCTCCCGCTCTGAGAACGCCTTCAAGCTCGTCGCCGCGCTGCCCACCGCCAGGGACTACCTGGGCCGGGTGTTCCGCCAGGCCAGCTACGTGCAGACACGGCGGAACCACCGGCGCCTCTGGATCGAGCACGCCGACAGCATCTCCTGCCTCGCCGTGCACGACGCCGTGCTCTACTCGGGCTCCTGGGACCGCACGCTCAAGGTCTGGCGCATCGCCGACCTCAAGTGCCTCGAGTCCATCCGCGCCCACGACGACGCCGTCaacgccgtcgccgccgacgcggGGGTCGTCTACTCCGCCTCCGCCGACGGCCGCGTCAAGGCGTGGGAGAAGGGCAAGGCGGCGCATTTCCTCCAGGGCGTCCTCGTCGCCCGCGACGGCGTCTCCTGGAACGCGCTCGCCGTCTCCGCCGCCGACCGCCGCGTCTACGCCGCGGGCTCCGATGGCCACGTCGCCGGCTGGGACCGCCTCGGCGGCAGGACCGCCGCACGCTGGAGCCTCGCGTGCGACGTCAAGGCGCACGACATGGCCGTGCTGTCCCTCTGCGTCGTCAGGGACCTGCTCTGCACCGGCTCCGCCGACAAGACCATCGGCCTGTGGCGCCGGCAGAGCGGCGGCGAGCTGGCCAAGGTGGGCGTCGTTGGAGGCCACGAGGGCCCCGTCAAATGTATCCAGGCGTCATGGTGCAGGCTCAGCAATGGCTGCATGGTCTACAGCGGGAGCCTTGACAAGACCATCAGAGTTTGGTGGGTGCCCGGTGCTTTGCAGGATGGCAATGACcaccaggagcagcagcaagaAAAGAGCTTCAAGGATCAGAATCAGAATCAGAATGAGAAGGCTTCTTTGTTCTTGAGATGA
- the LOC110434003 gene encoding NAC domain-containing protein 48-like, producing the protein MEEDAANLSAGDGEEEEEAAERGSGGGFDFDPTEDELVLHFLRPQLRGFPPRVAGAVLEADPCGAAPWELLARYGLRERGHFFVARGRGRGRTAVRRAVAGSGAWMHSASKLGQSVTDLGLVVRWSRVKFCFYVPQPGQESGQGRQLRSAGWVLEEYQITDPRCYRRADDEEEDRYWVLCRVRRSGDHGRRTESEAGAGMPPTSWNRVME; encoded by the coding sequence ATGGAAGAGGACGCGGCGAATCTGagcgccggcgacggcgaggaggaagaggaagcgGCCGAGCGCGGCTCCGGCGGCGGGTTCGACTTCGACCCGACGGAGGACGAGCTGGTGCTGCACTTCCTGCGTCCGCAGCTGCGCGGGTTCCCGCCGCGCGTGGCTGGCGCCGTGCTGGAGGCGGACCCGTGCGGCGCGGCGCCGTGGGAGCTGCTGGCGCGGTACGGCCTGCGGGAGCGGGGCCACTTCTTCGTGGCGCGCGGGCGGGGGCGGGGTCGGACCGCCGTGCGCCGCGCCGTGGCTGGCTCCGGCGCCTGGATGCACAGCGCCAGCAAGCTCGGGCAGTCCGTGACGGACCTCGGCCTCGTGGTGCGGTGGAGCAGGGTCAAGTTCTGCTTCTACGTGCCCCAGCCTGGGCAGGAGTCCGGGCAGGGGCGGCAGCTGCGGAGCGCCGGGTGGGTGCTGGAGGAGTACCAGATCACGGACCCGCGGTGCTACCGCCGcgccgacgacgaggaggaggaccgGTACTGGGTGCTCTGCCGCGTCAGGAGGAGCGGAGACCATGGGCGGCGGACAGAGTCTGAGGCTGGAGCTGGGATGCCGCCGACGAGCTGGAACAGGGTTATGGAGTGA
- the LOC8081324 gene encoding NAC domain-containing protein 48, translating into MEQDAANLSAGAGEEEEEAAVRASGGGFDFDPTEDELVLHFLRPQLRGFPPRVAGAVLEADPCGAAPWELLARYGLRERGHFFVARGRGRSAVRRAVSGAGAWMRSATRLGQSVTDLGVVVRWSRAKFCFYVPQPGQESGSGQGRQLRSAGWVLEEYQITDPRCYRRADEEEEDQYWILCRVRRSGDHGRRTESEAGAGMPPTSWNKVME; encoded by the coding sequence ATGGAACAGGACGCGGCGAATCtgagcgccggcgccggcgaggaggaagaggaagctGCGGTGCGCGCCTCCGGCGGCGGGTTCGACTTCGACCCGACGGAGGACGAGCTGGTGCTGCACTTCCTGCGCCCGCAGCTGCGCGGGTTCCCGCCGCGCGTGGCGGGCGCCGTACTGGAGGCGGACCCCTGCGGCGCGGCGCCGTGGGAGCTGCTGGCGCGGTACGGCCTGCGGGAGCGGGGCCACTTCTTCGTGGCGCGCGGGCGGGGGCGGTCCGCCGTGCGCCGCGCCGTGAGTGGCGCCGGCGCCTGGATGCGCAGCGCCACCAGGCTCGGGCAGTCCGTGACGGACCTCGGCGTGGTGGTGCGGTGGAGCAGGGCCAAGTTCTGCTTCTACGTGCCCCAGCCTGGGCAGGAGTCCGGGTCCGGGCAGGGGCGGCAGCTGCGGAGCGCCGGGTGGGTGCTGGAGGAGTACCAGATCACGGACCCGCGGTGCTACCGCCGCGCcgacgaggaggaagaggaccaGTACTGGATCCTCTGCCGTGTCAGGAGGAGCGGAGATCATGGGCGGCGGACAGAGTCTGAGGCTGGAGCTGGGATGCCGCCGACGAGCTGGAACAAGGTTATGGAGTGA